The following nucleotide sequence is from Peribacillus sp. ACCC06369.
ATTCATCCACCAATACGTTTAACGGCGACGATATATTCCTTATGCCATTTTTCCCATTCATCCATTGGAAAGTCCTGATATTGACCATCCAGTAAATCACTTAACATATCGAGGCAAACATGCCAGCCTGCCAAATCTTTTGATGTATGATCATTAACCGGCGTGATGGATTCTTTCAATACTAATGAGCATCCATCCTTTTCAGGGGATACCTCGAAACGAACCCAGCCTTCCCCCCATTCAAAATCTAAAACGGCAGATTCCCGAAAATCCCTTATCTTCATATCAAAAGATTCCCCTGACCCATTATTGAAATTGAATTTTATCGTCCCGCCTTTTCGAAGGTCCTTCATTTCCAGGTTGGACATCCACTTTTCCACCTTATCATTCTCCGTTAAAGCACCCCATACCTTTTCCACCGAATGATGAAGCTGGCGATCGAATCTTGCGATGATTCCTTTACCTTCTTTTTCGATTACTGCTTGCACCTAGATTCCCCCATTCAATTTCGTTA
It contains:
- a CDS encoding SRPBCC family protein encodes the protein MQAVIEKEGKGIIARFDRQLHHSVEKVWGALTENDKVEKWMSNLEMKDLRKGGTIKFNFNNGSGESFDMKIRDFRESAVLDFEWGEGWVRFEVSPEKDGCSLVLKESITPVNDHTSKDLAGWHVCLDMLSDLLDGQYQDFPMDEWEKWHKEYIVAVKRIGG